A genomic stretch from Streptomyces fungicidicus includes:
- a CDS encoding PTS transporter subunit EIIC yields the protein MSEENKHHATAAAILPLVGGARNVTSVAHCMTRLRLGLHDRSLVQDERIKALPAVMGVVEDDTYQIVLGPGTVARVTPEFEALVDAEKSAAAPEYGPEPVTAGELAAQGAALRAERKARNATPFKLFLRRIANIFVPLIPALIGCGIIAGLNGLLVNLHWLPGLTPALTAMASGFMALIAVFVGYHTAKEFGGTPVLGGAVASVIVYAGVADVEAFGRHLSPGQGGVLGALGAAWLGVYVEKQCRRRVPEAVDVLVTPTVTVLVAGLATLFGLMFLAGEVSTWIGDAADWLLSHGGAGAGFLLGGLFLPLVMLGLHQALIPIHTTLIEGAGFTVLLPILAMAGAGQVGAAIAIYLRLPRNTSIRTTIKSALWPGFLGVGEPLIYGVSLPLGRPFVTACAGGAFGGAFVGLFNQLGTDVGSTAIGPSGWALFPLLDGNHGLGRTVAVYAAGLLVGYAAGFLATYYFGFTRTMLTELNSAPAPAPQERPASVERAAEKAGTPGA from the coding sequence ATGAGCGAAGAGAACAAGCATCACGCCACCGCTGCCGCCATCCTCCCGCTCGTCGGCGGCGCGCGGAACGTGACGTCGGTGGCCCACTGCATGACCCGCCTCCGGCTGGGGCTGCACGACCGCTCCCTCGTACAGGACGAGCGCATCAAGGCTCTCCCCGCGGTCATGGGGGTCGTCGAGGACGACACGTACCAGATCGTGCTGGGGCCGGGGACCGTCGCCAGGGTCACCCCGGAGTTCGAGGCCCTCGTCGACGCGGAGAAGTCCGCGGCCGCCCCGGAGTACGGGCCCGAACCGGTGACGGCCGGGGAGCTCGCGGCGCAGGGAGCGGCGCTCAGGGCGGAACGGAAGGCCAGGAACGCCACGCCGTTCAAGCTGTTCCTGCGCAGGATCGCGAACATCTTCGTGCCGCTGATCCCCGCCCTCATCGGCTGCGGCATCATCGCGGGTCTGAACGGCCTGCTGGTCAACCTGCACTGGCTGCCGGGACTCACCCCGGCCCTGACCGCCATGGCGTCCGGGTTCATGGCGCTGATCGCCGTCTTCGTCGGCTACCACACGGCCAAGGAGTTCGGCGGCACACCCGTCCTGGGCGGCGCCGTCGCGTCGGTCATCGTCTACGCCGGGGTCGCCGACGTCGAGGCGTTCGGCCGGCACCTCTCACCGGGACAGGGCGGTGTGCTCGGCGCCCTAGGCGCCGCGTGGCTCGGGGTGTACGTGGAGAAGCAGTGCCGGCGCCGGGTGCCCGAGGCCGTCGACGTACTGGTGACGCCCACCGTCACGGTGCTCGTGGCCGGGCTGGCGACCCTCTTCGGGCTGATGTTCCTCGCCGGTGAGGTGTCCACCTGGATCGGTGACGCAGCCGACTGGCTGCTGTCGCACGGCGGCGCGGGCGCCGGGTTCCTCCTCGGCGGGCTCTTCCTGCCGTTGGTCATGCTGGGACTGCACCAGGCCCTGATCCCCATTCACACCACCCTCATCGAGGGAGCGGGCTTCACCGTCCTGCTGCCGATCCTGGCGATGGCGGGCGCGGGACAGGTCGGCGCGGCGATCGCCATCTACCTGCGGCTTCCCCGCAACACCTCGATCCGGACCACCATCAAGTCCGCGCTCTGGCCCGGATTCCTCGGCGTCGGGGAGCCCCTCATCTACGGTGTGTCCCTGCCCCTGGGCCGCCCGTTCGTCACCGCCTGCGCGGGCGGCGCGTTCGGCGGCGCCTTCGTCGGTCTCTTCAACCAGCTGGGCACCGACGTCGGTTCCACCGCCATCGGTCCCTCGGGCTGGGCGCTCTTCCCCCTCCTCGACGGCAACCACGGCCTGGGACGGACGGTCGCCGTCTACGCCGCCGGCCTGCTCGTCGGCTACGCGGCCGGCTTCCTCGCGACCTACTACTTCGGCTTCACCAGGACCATGCTCACGGAACTCAACTCGGCGCCCGCCCCCGCGCCGCAGGAGCGTCCCGCCTCCGTGGAGCGGGCCGCCGAGAAGGCCGGAACCCCGGGGGCCTGA
- a CDS encoding GNAT family N-acetyltransferase, with translation MTHRSPDATHTAAPSIRDRTGDDLEECVRVLGEVHRSDGYPVNWPEDPAGWLSRGSELGAWIVEADGRVAGHVSLAPGGPDDVAPGVWSEHGAGRAPDRTAVLGRLFVAPRARGRGVGALLIGRAVERARHAGLHPVLDVVSTDTAAMALYERLGWQPMATVQRQWTPGRTVTVHCYGAPPGVPAP, from the coding sequence GTGACCCACAGGAGCCCCGACGCCACGCACACCGCCGCCCCCTCGATCCGCGACCGCACCGGCGACGACCTGGAGGAGTGCGTCAGGGTGCTCGGCGAAGTCCACCGCAGTGACGGCTATCCGGTGAACTGGCCGGAGGATCCCGCCGGATGGCTTTCGCGCGGTTCCGAACTGGGCGCCTGGATCGTCGAGGCCGACGGCCGAGTCGCCGGGCACGTGAGCCTGGCCCCGGGTGGCCCGGACGACGTGGCCCCCGGCGTCTGGAGCGAGCACGGCGCCGGGAGGGCGCCGGATCGCACCGCCGTGCTCGGCCGGCTGTTCGTGGCACCGCGGGCGAGGGGGCGCGGAGTGGGCGCGCTGCTGATCGGCCGGGCCGTCGAGCGGGCCCGGCACGCCGGCCTGCATCCCGTGCTCGACGTCGTGTCCACCGACACCGCGGCGATGGCCCTGTACGAGCGTCTCGGCTGGCAGCCGATGGCCACGGTCCAGCGGCAGTGGACCCCCGGCCGGACGGTGACCGTCCACTGCTACGGCGCGCCGCCCGGCGTCCCCGCGCCGTGA
- a CDS encoding endonuclease/exonuclease/phosphatase family protein: MKPRSVRPARAGRTAAVLAAVLLATTAPATAAATPGTAAPAVPLRVATYNIHAGAGEDQVFDLDRTAAAIRGLRADVIGLQEVDVHWGARSDFADEARALADRLGMRVFFAPIYDLDPATADGERRQYGVAVLSRHPVLAAENHEITRLSTQSSDPVPAPAPGFAEVVVGVRGARVHVYTTHLDYRADPSVREAQVADMLEVLAADRGPKVLVGDFNAEATAPELSPLWGRLRDAAPAAGPTYPAAEPVKRIDLITVSPGIGVRDARTVATEASDHRPVVADLTIHRRGR, encoded by the coding sequence ATGAAGCCCAGATCCGTACGCCCCGCCAGGGCCGGCCGCACCGCCGCCGTGCTCGCCGCCGTCCTGCTGGCGACGACCGCACCCGCGACGGCCGCCGCCACCCCGGGAACCGCCGCCCCGGCGGTCCCGCTGCGGGTGGCGACGTACAACATCCACGCCGGGGCCGGCGAGGACCAGGTCTTCGACCTCGACCGCACCGCGGCGGCCATACGCGGTCTGCGCGCCGACGTGATCGGCCTGCAGGAGGTCGACGTCCACTGGGGCGCCCGGAGCGACTTCGCCGACGAGGCACGCGCACTGGCCGACAGGCTGGGCATGCGGGTGTTCTTCGCCCCCATCTACGACCTGGACCCGGCCACCGCGGACGGCGAGCGCCGGCAGTACGGAGTCGCCGTGCTGAGCCGCCACCCGGTGCTCGCCGCCGAGAACCACGAGATCACCCGGCTCTCCACCCAGAGCTCCGACCCGGTGCCCGCCCCGGCCCCCGGCTTCGCCGAGGTCGTGGTCGGCGTGCGGGGCGCGCGGGTGCACGTCTACACCACACACCTGGACTACCGGGCCGATCCCTCGGTCCGCGAGGCCCAGGTGGCGGACATGCTCGAGGTGCTCGCCGCCGACCGCGGCCCGAAGGTCCTCGTCGGCGACTTCAACGCCGAGGCGACCGCCCCCGAGCTCTCCCCGCTGTGGGGGAGGCTGCGGGACGCCGCCCCCGCCGCCGGCCCGACCTATCCGGCGGCCGAGCCGGTCAAGCGGATCGACCTGATCACCGTCTCACCCGGCATCGGGGTGAGGGACGCCCGCACGGTGGCGACGGAGGCGTCGGACCACCGGCCCGTGGTGGCCGACCTGACGATCCACCGCCGCGGCCGCTGA